From Centroberyx gerrardi isolate f3 chromosome 10, fCenGer3.hap1.cur.20231027, whole genome shotgun sequence:
TAGGTCCCGTCTGTATTGCGGTCAGCCGCCTGTCGTCGGACGGGCCGCTGTCGTTCTGCCTCAGGATGAAGCGTCTTTTGCTAACTTGTAGTTCTGTCTCGTCTTCTTCTTGTATTCTATTCTCGTTCAGGCTTACCTGTCGTTTCTACCAGAAAAGGGACAAATATCTTTTAAAACACGACGTATGCATTAAGAGATGGTAGCggtgttttagtttttgttagCAGGATCTCTGTAGCCATTTCAAACTAGTTCAAGTATTTAACAAGCCTCGTGATTCTGTCAGACGGACTGCAGTGGAAGCAGCATTAAAGAACCTGTAACTGACTATCATACACTCACCCTCGCTGCCACATATAAGTATGTGCCacaagccatttttttttttatttaataagaTGCTCTTGTTGTTCCTGCATGGAAAAACATGGCAgggaaaacagcattttgggcTTGGATATGATATTTAAATATGCTTCCCacccccccgcacacacacacctttttagACGTTTTTCTGACTCGCTCATGAGCTCAAAGTAAGGGAGAATTAGGGAAAATGTTTCATCGGGAAATGCCGGACAATCCATACACACCCGTTTAACTGCCCAAGAGCGGCAGAGTGTTTTAATTGCCTACTTGATGCTTTCTGCTGTAATCAGAGGGCGATTTGAGGGCGACTTAAATGCCGACTGTAAGATGAAGTCTATGAAACGCGGCCCTTGTTCGGCTATAGATTTTTGCAGCACAATAATTTACCCTCCCACCTCGCTGAAAATATAGAAAATGGCCACTGAGAGTAATAACAGGATATTTTGTACCGCAGGCAGACTGTCAATTTCCATCACAAGTCTCCCCAGCCAGCTAATCATGTCCTGTGGTCTAGAAATACGTTTTCAAAGCGTTGCATAAGGCTGTGGGAAacgcatttgttttttttcccaattttcccacaaagcaaaacaaatgggtttctctctctctctgccgcgtCCACCGATTTTTACCGGGGTGCGCTCTTATTCGCTGCTCACCACAAATCGCTGACATCCAATCCATGGACTTGAATGGCCTGCGTGTGTGAATGAAGTCATCATACGTTTGAATGGGTGACAGACGCACCTTGCAGGGAATTATTCTCCATCAAAAGGAAGCAATTTAGATCTCGGGGTGTTTGGTCTGCAAGCATTTTGTAGTAGCATTTGGTCCAAACTTACTGCTCACTTGTTGTATTTGACTTTACAATGACTGATGTTGAATACCTGTTATGTAATccactgcaataaaaaaaacaaaaaacaaatgccGCTGCGTTGGGAGTCTTTATTACAAAGTGAAGTGTGATTGTGGCTCAGGCAGCTACAATTCAAACCATGTAACTGCGATGTTGAATCTGGCAAAACACATAGTGCCaaggaaaaactttttttcGGGGATTCacattttggcacaacaccaCGACTTTTCTGCAtgtcaccccccccacccatctTTCCTGAGTAACTCCATTGTTAACTAtacaataaagcagaaatgccatttAAAAAGTATTTATTTAGGTAATTTGAAGGCAGAAAGCTGTCCACTTTAAGTTTGATGGGTTGATTAGATGGATATATGTGTCTAGACTGGCATATTTAAAACAAtgaaatcacttttctttaaacaatttcaaagttctaaaaaatgtatgacaagaaaaacttctGATGACataaatcacagtttaaatcgcaattgaaATATtatgtcaaataatcgcaattagattttttctcaatatctttcagccctaactGCTAAACAGCATTGGAATCATGTTAATTTGtctgaaaatcaaacctggaagacaaacaataaacaaacatggatgtCCTGCAGCTAAACAAGCTAACTTCATCCAAACAGATGTTAGGCTTCAAACTTGCAGGAGCAtctatgtgttttcttactgttgactgactcaaaactttactttttttttcccttgttgagaaggttaaaggtcaccattgcATCATAACTCGGAAACTCGCGTAGCAAAATTTTCTCTGAGTTTCCGACTTAATCATTCGACTTTGGAGGGCGTTCATGTGACATTTCCAAGTAGAAAACTAGTTTTTCCGATATATCCGctagcacatgaacgcacaatTAGATCCAAaccgtttctctctccaaaaacCTTCCAGAGGAGTCGGGTTGTGCCGGACTCCTGTGGCCGGCTGACATTTTACAGCAGCGGTGTCCAGCCATGTGCCGCGGAGGGCCGAGAGCGTGTTGTTTTCCCTCCAGCCGATCGCTGATTTCACTAACGAGtcgctccctctctgcttcacCGTGTGCTGATCAGTGAAGCTCCTGCGGTGTTTGGCTGGAAgagaaacctgcagactccGGGCCGCTCGTGGCAGACGGTCGGACACCACTGCTTTACAGACAAGTGGTGatgatgatttaaaaaaaaaaatgttttgtcattCCATGCGTCCACTTGATCCTGCCTGTACGGGGTAAAAATCAAATACTTTCCTTCTGAGCAGCTCAATATGTTCTCCACATGAAGCGGCGACTTTATGTTAAAGTCTGTTTAGGataaataagataagatgcactttattgatcccctaagGGAAattcagatattttttttagtGTTTATTTAGTGTTATCGGCCAGGGCTGTAGTCAAGACAAccttagtcgagtccaagtcaattccaagaccaggtccaaagggggtcgagaccaagtcaagatcgagaccagagcaaatcgagtCCCATTCAAGACTAAAATGGACTATAAACAGTGTTCAAGTCTTTGCAAATGTAAAACATAATGCTCAAGGAGTTTCTGAAGGATCAAGAGACGTAGATCCACCTGCAGGAGCTCTGAGctaaacccttcaacatccaactaaatGTACAGGATTCTGACTAATCAACACATACAGGTTTGTGAACCATTACATACTATACACAGGTGTAAGCCTGGGTATAGTTTGCCTTAAATTGTTTGCAGTGCTGGGGAGGAAATAGACGAAGTTGGACCAGGCGGTGAAAAACCAGTCTGTGCGACTACTTGTCAGAAAACGTAGCCGTTGTACAGGTTTTTTGGAAGTTACTGGTGGGTTTAGAGACACTAGAGTTTTTGTACTACTACTGTATAGCATTCAGTAAAGCACTGTCAGCAGTAGTAATGCAGGATAATTACAGGATATAAAAGGGAGCTTCTACAGTGGCATCTtggaggcagaaaaagaaatcAAGCTCAACTCTTGCTTCAGATCTGACAAAGTCTACTGATAAAGGAGCATCTATGTGTTTTCTTAATACCATAATAATACCATGTTTTATTAATCTTCCATACCAGCTTTGGCACCTCGATATCGGTACTGAATCGATACCACGGTAAATCACCGATGACTGAGAATTTCACATatcttttcaaaaatatttattaacaaaatatctcacacacaatacacaatctGCCTTGAAAACACAGTAGCTGCATGTATTATAAAAGCctttttgtgttcatttgtgcTACCTGATGATGCACTTctgttatattgttttattacctccgccaaggaggttgttttcagtgctgtttgtttgtctgtttgtttgcctgttaggattacggaaaaactactggtccgattttcatgaaactttgtggaagggtgtagcatgggccaaggaagaacccgttaaattttggagcggatccgactcacgaacaagcaataatagcacaaaccttggcggaggtctgcgctctccgagtgcccttctagttattattTTGGCACCTATGAAGCATGAAGAAATTCTCATATTGAGCTCTAAACCTTTAATCacacttattttttttacacGGTGGAGCTTTAAACTCTGTGCACAAATAGGCCTACAAGTTGTTAGTGACAGATTTTGACAGAATCACAAAGAGCATCAGGCTTGAAGCGGTCTGGATTCAGTTTGTGTTCGTCAGAGACTGGGGGAAAGGAGTCTGAATTAACTTAAATACCTTGATCTCTTGTCATGTATCTAACCGTTACTGTCGGGCTTTGAGTTCCTTGTAGAGATCAGGATGGTTGTTGAGATGCTAAATTAGATGTGTTGCTCCCTTGGCGACACAAACTGTTAAACATCCTGCAAACGGGCGCAGTAATATCTTCAGGTTCACCTTTATCATCGGCTTTGGAGGTGAAGTAGCCTACCGCCGTATTTCACTTCGGGCGCCCTGCTCCTCTACGAGTTGGACGGGTAGCGTGACAAACCGCTGCCATTTCCaaccttttctgtctttctccacgAAGATACTGAGCAGCCCGACACATCACCGCTCCACTGAATCCTTACGGTCTTTATTTTCCGACGGATGGCATTCAGAAAGTACTGAAATGCCGTCATAGTACCGTTTTAAAATGTTGGTACTTTTATAGTGCTGGTATTCCCTGCAACCCTACCATACAGTATAAAATGAAGAATTCTGCAAACTGTTTACTATGTTCCCACTGTTTAATAAGATGAGTACATGACTGTCTTGGAGCCAATGTTCTGGAAAGTTAggtttatttttgttaaaacCATGAGTGTCATAAGCTGCAGTACTTCAGGCTAAACTTTTACTAAAAAGGAACCGTCATGCCTAAAAGCAAAAAATGTTGCTATAAAGAAAAcacctacactaccagtcaaaagtttggacacacacatttttcttaatttttgcTACTtctcacattttagaataacagtaaagacatcaaaactatgaaataacacaaatggaattatgcagtgaccaaaaaagtgttaaacaaatcaaaactatcttatattttagattctttgccttgatggaaaggcaaaggctttggaaagaaattcatacataggatcaactatttatatttgtctaagaaacaaatttcaagcatttaagcagaagcctttagatcaaaatggctttaagagaatgaaaaacatagaacattcaatcaggtgggtccaaactatCGACTGGTAGCGTATAAAGAAGCAATAGTGTACAAATATCAAATCCTAATGCATGAGAAGAAAAATCACATCAGCAGTATTCTTGGCTCAAGGAAATTAACTCGAGACGATCTTCCCCCAAACTAGTGTTAAGTAGACGCACGCCTGGTGAATCTGAATCCACCTCAGTCACGaaggggaggaggtgaaggactGAACGAAGACACGGACTGTTCAAAGGaactcaacatcaggaagatggTTCGAATATTTTGTTCACAGTGAATAAGTGTTGCGTTGCGAAGGGAATCTGCGTATTTTTTTTGAGCGAAGAGTTTTTGTCAAATCAAGTTGCAGCATGAACGAGCCCCTGAAAAGCAAACATCGTACGCAATCTCAATTTGTATTGCCTCACCTACAAATGAACATCATGTCGTAGGGACGGGACGATCAGCTTATCTATTGGATACGACCACGATACGacgtaataaataaaagttcaatgactgacaaagtctgactgtgcagaattatgtctttctagcaatgccattggctcgctagaatgtaaacaatttaaaaatgtcattacaaagtgcaaataatataatttggatggagagcttgtgagattgtgatggtcaagcgtctcattagtgattactacagcagaatgaatttatttttctgacccacgatgcgtatcgtcacattttgttattgcgatatattgaatttcgagatatcgtcccatccctactatgGTGGCAAAATGATTACATTTACGTATGCGTGACTATCACGGGTGCTTCATTTTGCAATTTCCTCATTGGACACGGTTAGTGAGTAGCTTTCTGATGTGGTCACTTGGCGGTGCAGCTTGTGCTCTTCACTGCACAAACTTTTAGtgaatctgtgttttttttgttttgcagataGCTGCAAAGATTGGGATTCTCGATTTGGCAATTGAAATTTTACTAGCCGAAATTTGACTAGGAGGATAATAAAATGGTATAGAGCTTAATGAGCCCAGTGGTCTGGCGAGTGCGTTAGGTCCTCTCCTTGCAGAAATGGAAGTTTTAACCTCAAATCCAGTCTTTACCTATCCTCAGTCAAACTCCACATCACCAGCTGCAGCCACTCTATGACTTCTGGGAAAACTGGATCAAATCTGTTCAGTTCTTGTTGCTgctggttagagagactgtagatccacaggtttgatccccacaacaaaaaaaacaaaaaaaacccagtgaagaagcagagggaggagtgaagaggagtgaagaggagctGCGGGTCACGCTCTCACGCACGACTCTTCTGTGAAGGATATGACCTCGTAGCGCTCCTCGGTGGGGATGCTGCTGAAGCGGCAGTTCTCAGGAAGAGGCCGAGTGATAGactggaggagaaagacagaaataaatcAGGGAAGTTCAGTTCACCGTATTTAAAAACAACTCTTTCATCCGATACAAAGTTCACTTACTGATATACATTGTGGACAGTGTGAATAACAGGTATGTGAATGAGTGGGAGTTAGTCATTTTAATGTGGGCTGGTGAGCTGGTTTGTGGTTTTGCCACATTTGTGAATCTATCTGCAAGTTTTGTGCTGCACAATACATCTAGTTTGTTGCCAGGTGTCCAGCCCTCATGGATCTCAGTCTTTAGATTCATAGCGGTCTGGACCAAGCCTATCCATCAGCAGCTAAATCAGACGGTGTACCGTCCGacaaacctgattggatggtcgatGTAGGCTGGACAAACCTACTTATGACAAACGTTACAGAGCGACAACAAGACCAAAATGCAGCTGGCAAAGGAACTGTATGATAGCAAGTTAGATTTAGCGATTTCATCAGTCCTTAAAAACGTAATTTAGgaacaatcagctgtttaaaagCTCAGAAGTGAACGCCGCCATGATTGTTGTCGCTCTGAGGCGTTTCCAGATTACATCAATCTGCTTTAGTTATcaagattttgataactgacaactaacaccaaccaatcCGTTGGGGCGAGAAATTATGTGAATGAATTAGTCAGTGAATCAGACCACTttgaatcaccatgcaaaaaGAGCTAAAGACTGAGATTTGTGgtggctggacaccaggcaaacTAGTTTGACTATTAATCCACTTTATGCAAGAGCCTGGTATATCAGTTTGCATGGCCCTTCTCTTAAAGGGACAGGACACcctaaactcacttttttcccccccaactgTTAATGTTCATGACAGTCTTATAATGAAAGTCATAATCCTGACATTACACTGCATATTTGTTTTCTGGATTATGTGTGAAAGTCCCAGCTTTACATCACCAACTAGCTGCTGAAATGACTTGATTTGAATGATGACGTTTTGGTGGTGTGGAGATTTCGAAACGCCATAATACACCTCCCCCCCGACCACTTCcccaaatcccccccccccccacttcttCTGGATTTTTCTACATTATGCAGTAGGCGGAGAAAGGCTGAAACTGACTGTGTCCTATAACTTGAACAATGAGCACAATTTTAACTTTTGAGTTTAACTGACAATCTTATGACCTTATTATTTGACTGAGGGTTGTACAGATATGGGTTAACTCCTAGCAAATCATCCAATAAAGTCAAATATGAGCAGAGATGCAGAGTGGAGGCCTGCGGTGCGAGCGGAGCCTCGGTGACTCTGTTCAGCAGCGTACAGTGTGTACCAACCTCTGGCATCGAATATGGCTGCATCCACTGTTTCATTTTCTCCAGGTGGAAGATGAGCATGTAGGCGATGGCCGGTATCAGAAATACCGTGAAGAGAAACACTGCCACAATGGGGGCTACTACTATCATACTGTGGTTTGTGCCTgggaaatgcaaacacacacacacacacaaacaaaagagaaagatgcAAGCAATCCATTACCGCTTTTATCATGTTCAGACTTCAGAGTTATGATTTTATGACTTGAAACACGTTCAAACTGTTGCAACTGattcaaaaacatgttttatctGACGGAACAAAGAGGACAGCATCAACGCCAGCATCAGACTCAACACCTATAAACAAACGCAGCCTTACTTGACCCGGGTATGACCTCACACCGCGTGCAGCTGGGCGGTCCGAGCGACTTATGGAACAAGATGAACTGCACCTTCACACAGTAGCGCACCCCCTCCTCCAGATCTCCAATAGTCACTGATGAAGTGGTGCGTTCAAATTCCTGTTTGGGGAGAAGATCGGATAACATTAGTACATAACGGGGTCAGACCGTATATCTGAGGCTGATATTCGCCTTTCAAAAAAACGGAATATCGGCCGGTCAGTGTCGCTCCCCGCCGATAcgatggaggtgaggatgtgATTTTACTCGAAAGTTTCGGGGgcttcagtctgtaaaacctgcaaagCTGCCAACCCACCTAAGAATgacattagtctggctttcagtggagagttttagtgtcccatgatggtccacatgctgtttcagaggcttttccaacccAACAAGAAcaacattctgggggaaacggTGAATCATTGTAATCCTTTGTCATGAAAAACggtaaaatttaaagatattgaatattggtacAACTTATCGGCagtttcagttaaaaaaaatatcagtatcagcgtTGAAAAATCCCAGTACACAATATAAATTACATAATCTAAACAATCGCCAGTGGTGTGGGGATTAAGTGGACGCaacatttcacttcatttaGAACGTCCGCTGTAGTCggaaaaagtgcaaaaagtgaAGTTTTCCCTCAAATCATTGACTTATTATCATGATTAGTAATggtgatcacaatatctagcaaaatGATCCAGATTATCACTTTAGCGAGAATCGTGCACAATGTCCAGGATATTTAAACGATATTTAATGTATGACTTTTATCGCCCTCTGTAGGCggttgggagtgtcttgaaatacAAATTAACTTTTGTTCCTGAAGAGTatcggaaagtgagttttgaaagccagaaatctcggCACCTGTAATCATTGAATCGCTGGTATTGATCACCAGCTCCATCAACccacacacattattattatgatcattttgttGTACTGTGGCATCATTTTGGGGGGctcacaagatgatttatgtgaggaaaaaagcatatttctactgtaaaaatgtctattttttctgatttttctttaatttttgccttttttcttgtgaaatactgaatagttttcagtctctaggcctcctctgataatgagtcaaataaaacaacctgaaaagggaaaaatcaTTGTGTGGTTGAACTCTGCACACTTGTAGGTATCGCTTTGTTTCAAgataaaaaaggttgagaagcaCTGCACTATGGGATAAGAAAAGGTTTTACATCACATCTGTGCCTAAAACAAGTAGGAACACCACATGCTTGGTGAAGCCATGAGGAAGCTCACCTGCAGCGGCTCCTCCTCCCTGCCGTAGTAAACCACATGCTGAGCGTGGTCTCCGTATTCCAGAGCCATGCTGTGGTTTCTGCTCAGGTGGACGGTCAGGCGCCCCGGCCGCGCGCTCAGCCGGACCGCGGGGCTGCAGGGACCACCTGGAGGGCCGGGAGACAAAGTTAGTCTGCGCTACCATTTGCCTTCTGTCAATATCAGAGGTGGAAGCTTTGAGATCTCAGGAATCACAGACACACCGACCTTCACCTGTGAGTCTGAACACTTTTCATTTAGTCAGGAGAAGCTTGCTATGGATTTCTAATGTCATTTACTcgtgttgcatgtcatcccacccccctctccactgtaaactatccaataaagcagaaatgccataagaGATTCCATCCTTCCACATGCTGAGCAAAACGTTTTTGATGTCCATCATGGCCGAAACAGAATTATCCAACAGTGACATTACGATTGGTGGTAAAGTAGTAGTAATCTGTTTGGGGACCAAAGTGACGTGTCAACGTACAGGCGGCTGGTTTACTGTCGTTACGGCTCATTAACCCGAAATGTTTCACTAACCTCACATTAAAGACACAGTAACCTGCAATAAATCATGCTAAGTTTACAAGCCTAAATTGCTCTTTAAATGTTTAAGTCTATATCATTGTGAAACCAATCAGGGGAGGGGACAAGGAAAAGCAAAGTGagtttttatctgtttatttttcaattaatgctacctaattagcgcttgttaactcatcaaaacaatgcaaCTTTATGAAAGGCGATACCAAAGCAGCGAAAATTTGTGTATGAGCAATCTGAGTCTGTCACCGCCCACAACCGTTCAGAATAGAGCAACCCATCAACtaagttgcttgcagtgtgttgCAGCAACCAGTGGACTTCTGCATGTTGCCTGGATCTTGGTTTCTCACCCTGGTCGCTACAGGCGTCGACCGGTCCGGAGGTCAGGTTGTGTTTCTCTGCTCGGACGCGCAGCTCCACGCAGCCGTACTCCGCCTTCGCCTTGACGGACGTGACATCACAGGAAGTGAGCTCAGTCTGGACGCAGGCCGGCACGTCCCGCCACCCACGGGTGTCAAACCTGAGGACGAGGAACAAAGACGTTTGACTCGCAGAAGGAGAAACTATATCAGTCCGGTATCAGTAGGTGAAAACAAACGGGTCCAATAAGGTTCAGCTGTGTAGAGCATGGCACAAACCGggttagtattattattattactatcattattattattattattcaattcaaactttattcaagactcatcttaaaaaaaagaggTCCATAGCAGGTAAAAACAATACAAGACAATTACACATAAATAGAAGAACATAAAAAGAATAGAAGAAGGTGAATAAGTAAGACAACATAtcagatttattattattattatttattattatatgttaaTATGGTTCCTGAATTGATGAAGACAAAGTTCTTCCCTTGGCTTTTAGAGACTTAAAAGGTGTAACTGCACTTGAGCAGATTTCAAGAAAGATTTTAAGAAAACACTTATTTCATAcatgaggcttttccaccctgacaagaataaaattatgtGGGAAAAGCACCGAGTTCCTGTAATTtttttagtcaaatttaaatttaaagatactgtatATCGGCAATCTGCAGCTTCAGCACAAAACTATTGATACCGGTATTGGCCTTAAAAAACCCACACTGGTCGAAATCTAATAGGAGCGCGCCATATTagagtagggatgcaccgatgccactttttcaatgccgataccgattacgagtattaaagtttaagtatcggccgatactgagtaccgatccgatccattacttttactgaacagtgcagacttacttccttagtttggggtcagtagacaaaattattgagataaaatccttgtttttcccactgtttgggaaatacaggcttctatgtgccacaaatgcataaaatcaagacagtttgcttttatttcttatgttactcatggctttcggtatcagattttagtcttgggtaaaatctccgataccgatattccattttagcctggcaTCCCTATATTAGAGGCCTTTTTGGAAGGAAAATACGATGTCATCTCATATTTTATTATGAggtacttaaaaaaaaaagacacaaagcaAAGGAAATGAAGAGCCAAccccttttcctttttcatgCGACCAGACACGACAAGAGCTGTTTGGTTTCAGGTTTTCAGGTTTCTTAGTTTCATTATGTGTAGGAGGATGTGTTTGCTTGTTCACACCCACTCCGCTCTGCCCTCACCTGCGGTACTGAGCGGTGTAAGTGACGTTACTGTGCTCAGGTGCCGGAGTCCATCTCAGTAACGGGTCGACGTGGACGTCCCGCGGCGGCGGCAGATCCTCACACAGTACTGCTGGAGACGAGAACACAACAGCGAGTAAAAAGACAACATCTGATACTTTATTCAGGGGTTAAAGCAAAAAGATCAGGGCTGAAGCCGGGCCAAGTTGACCTCTGCTTTTAAACAACCGTGACTTTTGGGGGTTTTACTATGAGGAGATCCTTTACTATATGTATTCTAGTTTTTAGGCCAGATAATTAAGATAAAGTCAATCAATCACACCCTCttatccctctttccctccaa
This genomic window contains:
- the ifngr2 gene encoding interferon gamma receptor 2, with product MALAMLYVLLWIHLVGQAVLCEDLPPPRDVHVDPLLRWTPAPEHSNVTYTAQYRRFDTRGWRDVPACVQTELTSCDVTSVKAKAEYGCVELRVRAEKHNLTSGPVDACSDQGGPCSPAVRLSARPGRLTVHLSRNHSMALEYGDHAQHVVYYGREEEPLQEFERTTSSVTIGDLEEGVRYCVKVQFILFHKSLGPPSCTRCEVIPGSSTNHSMIVVAPIVAVFLFTVFLIPAIAYMLIFHLEKMKQWMQPYSMPESITRPLPENCRFSSIPTEERYEVISFTEESCVRA